TTACCTCGTCTCCTACTTTGATGCTTCCAAGAAACATGACGGGTGGCTCCATATTATAGTCCGTCATCTTTATCTTTTTGGAAACAGACAGTCGTAAATCACCATTTTCCAACTCTTTTCCTTTTGCAGAAAGAGACACAGGCTTGCTCATACCTGCCATGCTGAGATTACCGCTCGCTTCAACGGTAACGATATGGGAGTCGCTTATTTTTACCACAGCATTGCTAAAGGAGTAAGTAATGAAAGGATTCGCGTCTGATTGAAATGTTTCATAAGTTTTATCGTCCATCTTTTTTCCCTCTTTGCTTTTCAGCCCTTTGACAGGAATTTTAATTTCTGCATTCTGAATGGTAGTAACGGATTTTTCATTTTTCTGGAAAACGCCTTTTCCCTCTATCTCAGTGATCTGCGATTCCCATTCATGCAAGGTAGAAGTGCCTTTGACTGTTGCACTCAACAATTTTAAGGTGAATCCTACAGGCATCGCAGAAACGGGTTCTGCAATAACTACGGGCTTATCAATGGGTTTGGGCTGTTCCACAGGTTTGGGTGGCTCGACAGGTTTGGGTTCTGTAACACTTTTGGGCTGCTCCGCAGGCGTGGGTTCGGCAGCAGTTTTAGGTTGATCGGCAGGCTTTGACGGGGTGACAGGCTTGGGTTTTTCAACCGGTTGGGATTGGGCAACAGGCTTTGGCTGCTCCGCAGATTTGGGTTCTGCCACAGGCCTGGGCGGGTCAACGGTTTGGGGCTGATCGGAAGATTCCGGTTGGTCAATAGAGGTAGGTTGATCTATAGGTTTGGATACCGGTTCACTGATTGTCGTTTCAGTATCCTTTTGCGGGTTGGTTGTCGCTGAGGGACTGCATTGCAAAAATATAATCGATAATACAATGCTTGACATAGCAAAGGTCAGAGAAATGGAATATGTTTTCATTTGATTTATTTTTCATTCTGCAAACACAGTAAGGTAATAATCTCTCATTTAGAAAGCATTACACATAGATACC
The DNA window shown above is from Bacteroidia bacterium and carries:
- a CDS encoding YceI family protein, which codes for MKTYSISLTFAMSSIVLSIIFLQCSPSATTNPQKDTETTISEPVSKPIDQPTSIDQPESSDQPQTVDPPRPVAEPKSAEQPKPVAQSQPVEKPKPVTPSKPADQPKTAAEPTPAEQPKSVTEPKPVEPPKPVEQPKPIDKPVVIAEPVSAMPVGFTLKLLSATVKGTSTLHEWESQITEIEGKGVFQKNEKSVTTIQNAEIKIPVKGLKSKEGKKMDDKTYETFQSDANPFITYSFSNAVVKISDSHIVTVEASGNLSMAGMSKPVSLSAKGKELENGDLRLSVSKKIKMTDYNMEPPVMFLGSIKVGDEVTVSFDFELKKVQK